CTCATTTGAACATTGACCTGGTGGACTTTTGACTTTAACTGTCTCTATGTCCTCAAGTCAGTGTCAATCCCCCAGGTCTTTGTTTATATTACAcccccccctctcgctccctctctctctctctttcttcaacTGTTCAAGTGGTAGTTCTGCCTAGCATCAATTGCCAACCAGCTCAACCTCTGACCAGCCTGGCCCGCCATTCAACTTCAAAACAGCTTTAAGTTATTAGCCTCCAGATTTCATTTTTCCCATGAAGCAGCCTTTGCATCCATCGGAAAACACCTGGGCCCTCAGAATGCAATTTATACCTGTTAAATATAATCCCAATATGACACATTTCTTGGTCAAACACCCATCCAACAATCAAACCGCTAACCGTCAAAACTCAAGTGAGTCTACGGGCTTGGCGCTTTGGCGAGGAACGGGttagtgtaccccccccccccccccccccccccccctccgtttcaCCGCCCCCCACATCCTGTCTCATCCCCCCTTCTTTTCGGAGGGATATATAATGGAGGTTGGGACTCTGTTGCATCTCAGCATCACTCGTAGACACTCATCCACTGTTCAATCGTTTActtagagaggaagagggatcaacataagagaagaggggagatatGAGGTCTCTACTGAAGCTGTTTGTTCTGCTGTTCTGTgtccagagaggagagggacactgGCTGCGCTCACTACTCGGTAAGGATGGATGGGGGTCACGACTCACGACCTTCGACATTGGAGATGGGACAGGATAGAATTTCTTCCTATTTTCTTCAGTTTTGTACTGGGTTATATGTGTCTAGATATTGTTGTGTACTTTGAGATTGGTTTACATCAGGATGATGTTTGACACTGGGACTTGAGTGACAAGGCATACACAGTCACTGGAGAATTTTGAGAGCATATTGTGTGATTTCTGTTCTGGAGTTTTTCTGTAGGGTAGCACTGACTATCAGTCTACTGCAGTCTAGAGTGTAATGCCATCTGGTCCAAGCTGGTGTGATGAGTTTTTTAATaaccctctctctttatcaccATCTTTCAGAGCAGCGAGGGCAAGCATCATCCTCCccatcagaggaggagaggagaggtggaggaggagaatcCAACAAAGggaacaacaacaataagaacaCAGAAGGTTCCGGATATGCAGTAGAAGACCAAAGGGGTTCCGTCCCATCCCCAATCATCCCAATCCGGTCCCGCCGCTCTTCAACCCAATGTCGTCTCCGCTCCATCCTCCTCCAGGTACGAGAGCTGGGTCTGGGCTACGACGCGGACGAGACCGTCCTCTTCAAGTACTGCAGCGGAGACTGTCCCCGTGTCCGCTCCAACCATGATCTGACCCTGACCAACCTGCTCCTGAGGGGGGCCCTGCCCGAGCAGAATGGAGAGCCGTGGCAGAATGGACCATGCTGCAGGCCCACCCACCACGAAGATCTAGCCTTTTTGGATAACACCCATCGCTGGCACAAGGTGGAGAAGCTGTCGGCTGCAGGGTGTACCTGTGTGGGTTAATGGGGAGGAGCTGGACGTGAAGGGGGAGGGCCTGAACATTGACTTTTGGGCCGTGGCCATTGGCTGTTCAGAATGCAATGGGAGCGGCATAGAGGCTCAGGCTGTACAAAAGGAGAATCAGGAGGAAAGAGATTACAGATGTAGCTATAATTTGCTAGAAAGAAATGCATTCATTTTgcgtatgtatatatttatatttatttaaagtTGCTTTGGGGGAGTTTTTTTATTATACCAATGACGTTGAATGGATCTTATTTTGCTGCATAGATTAAATGAATAGTGGTTAACACTATGGTTGATTGTTGAGTAAAACTGTTACAATTCGAAAAAAGGTCCTCAGCAAACCAACAAGGTATTTATGTaaaataaattatttatttatttgagatgttaaCTGTATGATGCTACTTAATTTATTTTGTCCATGTGCCACATTCATATGTACAACTCGTAATAAAgacaaccatatctacatgtttTATGACCAATGTTGGTGAGTGAAATTACATTTTCCCTCATGGCTACTAAGAAATATATATTAGAGCCTATGGTTCATTTGGAAAATACAAAGGGTTTATTCAAAActcatcatttacaaaatatttacaatgaatattttaaaaaacattattGATAATGCTGGGACATCAGCAGTACTTTCATTGATTTATTCCATATTTTAGCCATGGAAGCAACGGCACTTTTCAACCACACAACCATTTCCCTGAACCAAAATCCGATCCCTAACCCTTAGTGAAGAACAggcagttcagtacagtagtacTCATCAGTTCTGACGATATCATGACTCTTGTCCTTTCTGTCATGTCCACCTAATGATTACTATGCTTTTTCCTGTTGAAcaaccaccacctcctcttcagTTTCCTCTGGCTCCGCCCCCCACACCTGGACACGCCCCTCCATGGCTGTGAGGAGGCGGGTCTCCGAGGGATGGAAAGACAGCGATTGGACGACAGCCTTCCCGACTGGCAGCTTCAGCATCAGAGAACcctgagagagaaacaagagatgTTCAAAGAGGGAAAGAATCTAACACCAATAGACACACATACCAAGTCCTTGAATCTGCAGCTGTTGACATTTACAGATACTGCTGTGCTATTCCGTTTCAAATACGCATCCAGTTAGcaaaatcaaccaatcaaatcaatTCATTTTGATAGGTAGTGGAACTATCTATTAGATGAACAAATCATCCATCCCTCGTACCTCTACCAGGTCCCAGCAGTACACGTGTCCGTCTTCAGAGCAGCTCAGGACGTGAGTATCCTTACTAGACAGACAGCAGTCCAGCTTGTAGCCCTTCATCTTGTGTCCTGTGTACTCTCCCAGCATCTCCCCTGTGCTCTTGTCCAGTAGACGCACGGTGGAGTCCAGGCTGGAGGTCAGAGTGCACTGGCCGTccgcactgaaacacacacacgtgatggggcctggaacacagagacaaacacataacAAATCAATGCGACTCAGCGTGGTTTAGGTACAGAAGTTAGTGATATTTAGTACAACAACTAGTTGGTAAgactagatactgactgttgaTGAAGTCCACATGCAGCTGGCCCATCCGCAGGTCATACCGTCTCACTCTCCCGTCCACTGACCTGGAGAAAGACATGAGATAGAAAAGATGCTTAGAGGACTCTTCTATAAGAATCAAACTGAAATGAACAGAAAGGTTCAGACTTGGTACTGACCCAGTGAGCAGCTCGTGTTCAGACACCTTCAGACTGCTGACACCATCCTGAGCCTCGTCCAGAATCTGGATGGGGTCAAATTTTCTGGACCTGGTGTCCCAGCAGCGCACTGTACCATCTATGGAGCCTAGAGACCGAcacgagtacacacacacacacacacacacacacacacacacacacacacacacacacacacacacacacacacacacacacacacacacacacacacacttgaggtGGGTCCTGTTGTGGATGAGCAGGACAATGCTGAAGCCACAAACCTGGTTGTAGAGGTGACTGAGATGCACTTTGCTGAGGA
This sequence is a window from Oncorhynchus kisutch isolate 150728-3 linkage group LG1, Okis_V2, whole genome shotgun sequence. Protein-coding genes within it:
- the LOC109876029 gene encoding WD repeat domain-containing protein 83 isoform X2 — encoded protein: MSFPQPKPEVPQLPQNLLRTIDCQQGAVRAVRFNADGNYLLSCGSDKSLKLWSVSRGTLLKTYSGHGYEVLDADGSYDNSQLCSCSSDKTVILWDVATGQVTRKLRGHAGKVNCVQFNEEATVILSGSIDGTVRCWDTRSRKFDPIQILDEAQDGVSSLKVSEHELLTGSVDGRVRRYDLRMGQLHVDFINSPITCVCFSADGQCTLTSSLDSTVRLLDKSTGEMLGEYTGHKMKGYKLDCCLSSKDTHVLSCSEDGHVYCWDLVEGSLMLKLPVGKAVVQSLSFHPSETRLLTAMEGRVQVWGAEPEETEEEVVVVQQEKA
- the LOC109876029 gene encoding WD repeat domain-containing protein 83 isoform X1, encoding MSFPQPKPEVPQLPQNLLRTIDCQQGAVRAVRFNADGNYLLSCGSDKSLKLWSVSRGTLLKTYSGHGYEVLDADGGTSYQTQSQGWLTLEIPFISTDSYDNSQLCSCSSDKTVILWDVATGQVTRKLRGHAGKVNCVQFNEEATVILSGSIDGTVRCWDTRSRKFDPIQILDEAQDGVSSLKVSEHELLTGSVDGRVRRYDLRMGQLHVDFINSPITCVCFSADGQCTLTSSLDSTVRLLDKSTGEMLGEYTGHKMKGYKLDCCLSSKDTHVLSCSEDGHVYCWDLVEGSLMLKLPVGKAVVQSLSFHPSETRLLTAMEGRVQVWGAEPEETEEEVVVVQQEKA
- the LOC116376237 gene encoding persephin-like → MRSLLKLFVLLFCVQRGEGHWLRSLLEQRGQASSSPSEEERRGGGGESNKGNNNNKNTEGSGYAVEDQRGSVPSPIIPIRSRRSSTQCRLRSILLQVRELGLGYDADETVLFKYCSGDCPRVRSNHDLTLTNLLLRGALPEQNGEPWQNGPCCRPTHHEDLAFLDNTHRWHKVEKLSAAGCTCVG